The genomic region ACATGATGATCTTAATGAGAAACCTTAGCTATTTTAGCTAAAAATGGCGTGAAATTCGTGGTTTTACGCTGTGCTGGTTTCAATAACGTGGATCTTGTCGCAGCGAAAAGATTTGGAATTAAAGTTTATCGAGTGCCGGCTTATTCACCCGAAGCAGTGGCAGAACATGCTATTGCCTTAATCCTTACCTTAAATCGAAAAACACATAAGGCCTATAATAGAATCAGAGAAGGTAATTTTTCTTTAGAACGCTTACGTGGTTTCAATCTTCATGGGAAAACAGTAGGTGTGATTGGTACCGGGAAAATAGGTAGCATTTTCGCCAAAAACATGATAGGTTTTAGTTGTAACGTTATCGCCTACGATAAATTCGAAAATCGAGAGATTTTAGCGCATGGCGGTACATATGTTTCTTTTGAAAAGCTTTTAGAGCAATCTGATATCATCTCTTTACACTGCCCATTAAATCCAGAAACCAAACATATTATTAATAAAGAAAGCTTTAAACTAATGAAAGATGGCATGATGTTAATCAATACCAGCCGCGGCCCATTAATTAACACGGTAGACACTATTGAAGCTTTAAAATCTGGAAAATTAGGCTATTTAGGCATCGATGTTTACGAGCAGGAAGAACAATTATTTTTTAAAGATTTATCTGAAAGTGTGATCAAAGATGATGTCATTGCTCGATTAATTTCGTTTCCAAACGTACTTATTACAGCCCATCAGGGATTTTTAACCAAAGAGGCATTACAGCAAATTGCTGAAGTTACCATACAGAATATTAAAGATTATAAAGCAGGAAGCGAGACCCAAAATCAGCTTAAGCTTTAGTTTGTAAATATCCATTTACAATACCTATTTTTGGGGCATGGAAGAAGGCTTCAATAAACAGGAAAAATTAAAAAGTAAAATTCTTATTGATACACTTTTTGCGGAAGGTGTTTCGATAAAGAATTATCCGTTACGATTGGTTTATATTCCTATCCCTTCCAGGAATTCAAAAACAGTTTCAGTTAAAAATCCATATTTTAAGACGGGATTTTCTGTTCCTAAGAAATTTATAAAAACTGCCGTACAGCGAAACCGCATTAAGAGACTAATGCGAGAATCTTTCAGAAAAAATAAGTATATTGTTATGACCGGGGCAAAGCAGCAATATGCATTGATGTTTATTTATCTTTCCCGGGAAGATATTTCTCAGATAAAGATGGAACAGTTGATGGTGAATCTACTGGAACGCTTAAAACAAAAGGAAAAAATAAGCGTTTTAAACTAGGATGAATCCATACTTCATCTTTAAACTAAAAAAAGGATGAAAAAGAAATTCTATAAAAAAACACTAATCTTAATTTTTGGTGGTGCGGTATTATTCACAAGTTTTGGTTTTAAATCTGATTTCTTTGAAATCGCCAAACAAATTGAAATTTTTACCACGCTTTTTAAGGAAATCAACATGAATTATGTTGATGAAACCAGCCCGGCAGATCTAATGGATACGGCAATAAAATCGATGTTGACCGATTTGGATCCTTATACCAACTTTTGGAGCGAACAGGATGTGCAAAGCTCCAGGATTAATATGGAAGGAGAATATACCGGCATTGGTGCTGCTTTAAAACAAGATGAAGATGTATTGTTAATAACTGAAGTTTACAAAGATTATCCTGCCGATAAAGCCGGACTAAAACCCGGCGATAAAATCACTAAAATTGGAAATACCAAAGTCTCAGATTTTACTGAAGGTGCGCAGGCATTATTAAACGGTTCTGTAAATTCTGCAGTAAATATTACCTACCAGCGGCAGGGCAAAACTCAACAAACCAGCATTAAAAGAAGTTCGGTTGAATTAAAAGCTGTTCCGTTTTATGCGCTTTTAGAAGATAATAGCGGCTATGTGGTGCTTAGCAGATTTAACCAAAAAGCTTATGAAGAAACCAGTAGAGCGGTAAAAGATCTTAAGAGCCAGGGCGCAGATAAAATTATTCTGGATCTTAGAGGTAATCCCGGTGGTTTATTGAGCGAAGCAATAAATGTAAGTAACATTTTCCTTGACAAAGGAGAATTGATTACCAGCACCAAATCTGTTATTGAAAAATATAATAAGGAATATTATACACAAAAAGAACCTATAGACACCAAAATTCCATTAGTAGTTTTAGTGAACGGTCAAAGTGCCTCGGCTAGTGAAATTGTATCTGGCGCCATTCAGGATCTGGATAGAGGAGTCGTGGTAGGTGCGCGTACTTTTGGTAAAGGTTTGGTACAACGACCAAAGGAAATCGCCTATGGCACTCAACTTAAAATTACGATCTCACGTTATTACACTCCAAGCGGACGTTGTATACAGGCCTTAGATTACCGCAAACGGGATGAAAACGGTAAAGCCGTTCGCACCAAAGTAGAAGATTATAACGCTTTTAAAACAAAAAATGGAAGAACGGTTTACGATGGTGGCGGAATTTTACCTGATGTGA from Zunongwangia profunda SM-A87 harbors:
- a CDS encoding 2-hydroxyacid dehydrogenase produces the protein MKFVVLRCAGFNNVDLVAAKRFGIKVYRVPAYSPEAVAEHAIALILTLNRKTHKAYNRIREGNFSLERLRGFNLHGKTVGVIGTGKIGSIFAKNMIGFSCNVIAYDKFENREILAHGGTYVSFEKLLEQSDIISLHCPLNPETKHIINKESFKLMKDGMMLINTSRGPLINTVDTIEALKSGKLGYLGIDVYEQEEQLFFKDLSESVIKDDVIARLISFPNVLITAHQGFLTKEALQQIAEVTIQNIKDYKAGSETQNQLKL
- a CDS encoding S41 family peptidase; the protein is MKKKFYKKTLILIFGGAVLFTSFGFKSDFFEIAKQIEIFTTLFKEINMNYVDETSPADLMDTAIKSMLTDLDPYTNFWSEQDVQSSRINMEGEYTGIGAALKQDEDVLLITEVYKDYPADKAGLKPGDKITKIGNTKVSDFTEGAQALLNGSVNSAVNITYQRQGKTQQTSIKRSSVELKAVPFYALLEDNSGYVVLSRFNQKAYEETSRAVKDLKSQGADKIILDLRGNPGGLLSEAINVSNIFLDKGELITSTKSVIEKYNKEYYTQKEPIDTKIPLVVLVNGQSASASEIVSGAIQDLDRGVVVGARTFGKGLVQRPKEIAYGTQLKITISRYYTPSGRCIQALDYRKRDENGKAVRTKVEDYNAFKTKNGRTVYDGGGILPDVRLESSEYSSITRALLEKNAIFNYATNYYYQHDVQDPVKYTFSDADFNDFKSYLKSTDFTYKTNTEQELEELLITAQSEGFQQDILDSYKQISLEIDKSKAEELDHKKDEIKSVLQDQIIKHYFYQEGLYQNHVASSQEIKKAREVLNNPGQYAKILQN
- the rnpA gene encoding ribonuclease P protein component produces the protein MEEGFNKQEKLKSKILIDTLFAEGVSIKNYPLRLVYIPIPSRNSKTVSVKNPYFKTGFSVPKKFIKTAVQRNRIKRLMRESFRKNKYIVMTGAKQQYALMFIYLSREDISQIKMEQLMVNLLERLKQKEKISVLN